Part of the Paludisphaera borealis genome, GCATTCTCTCTCGCAGGTATTCGATGGCGAGCGGCTTGTCGCCGTTCTTCTGCACCACCTCGGAGAGCCCCCCCTGGTCCATCTGGAGCTTCCCGGCGACGGTCAGGATCACGTCGTTGACCTTGAGATCGCTCTTGGCCGCCGGGCTGCCATCGGCGACGGCCGTGACGACCAACCCCTGATGATCCGGGATGTCGAGCTGGGCGCGCAACGCCGGCTCGAGCGCCGCGACGTTCACGCCGATCCAGAATGTCGTGGTTTCCGACGGTACCGGCCCCAGGGTGATCCGCACCTCGGGCTGAACATTCAGGTCGACCGTCATCCCCTTGCGGAGCAGGCTCAGGGTCAACCGTTTGTCGCCCGCTTGCTTGAGTTTCTGTTCGAGGTCCTCCGGCTTGTCCAGATAGACGTCGTCCAGCGTCATGAGGATGTCGTTCTCGCGGACGCCGGCCTCCCAGGCGGGACCGTGGACGCGCACCGAAGTCGCGACCAGGCCGCGACCCCTGGGCAGCTTGAGCTGGGCGCGAAGTGCGTCGTCGGGCGCGACCAGCTTGAGATCCGAATCCGGGTTCAAGTCGATTGTGAAGGCTTGCC contains:
- a CDS encoding PDZ domain-containing protein, which encodes MLRLLLFPLVASILAPLPVDDEPKPATVEVLLNQNGVEVKEDVKGPPTASSFIYYPQNYATTNYAPAGTVFTGAGQAFTIDLNPDSDLKLVAPDDALRAQLKLPRGRGLVATSVRVHGPAWEAGVRENDILMTLDDVYLDKPEDLEQKLKQAGDKRLTLSLLRKGMTVDLNVQPEVRITLGPVPSETTTFWIGVNVAALEPALRAQLDIPDHQGLVVTAVADGSPAAKSDLKVNDVILTVAGKLQMDQGGLSEVVQKNGDKPLAIEYLRERMRHTTQITPEKKATKFRVTRVREPFLGATVMRPGVVQNDASASFAWRQAVGHYRDELSKHNPKSVAGVDASARRIDEMASEIKELRQAIDGLRKALEDRK